The following proteins are encoded in a genomic region of Maribacter hydrothermalis:
- a CDS encoding amidophosphoribosyltransferase, whose product MSDAIKHECGISVIRLLKPLEYYKEKYGTAFYGVNKMYLMMEKQHNRGQDGAGFASIKLDVKAGERYMSRVRSCQQQPIQDIFAQINDRINSELKEHPEYEDNVALQKKHIPYIGELLLGHVRYGTFGKNSIESVHPFLRQNNWMHRNLIVAGNFNMTNVHELFDNLIQLGQHPKEMADTVTVMEKIGHFLDDAVAKLYKQIKKEGYTKQQASPIIAERLKVYKILRRAAKNFDGGYAMAGLLGHGDAFVLRDPSGIRPAYYYKDDEVVVVASERPAIQTVFNVPFEEVKELDPGAAIIIKKNGTSAIKQILEPKERKACSFERIYFSRGSDKEIYQERKALGKLVFPQILEAIDEDIKNTVFSFIPNTAETSFYGMVKEAQNYLNKKKEEQILELGPKITGEQLHEILEVRPRIEKVAIKDAKLRTFITQDSSRDDLVAHVYDISYGSVKEGDNLVIIDDSIVRGTTLKKSILRILDRLSPKKIIVVSSAPQIRYPDCYGIDMAKLEDFVAFKATLALHEDNNSMHIVEDIYKKCLSQVKNKDIDVINYVKEFYAPFTAKQISKKTGELLSPEGINAEVSIIYQTIESLHEACPKNLGDWYFTGNYPTPGGNRVVNRAFINFYEGNNERAY is encoded by the coding sequence ATGAGTGACGCAATTAAGCATGAATGTGGTATATCTGTAATACGGTTATTAAAACCTTTAGAGTATTACAAGGAAAAGTATGGAACAGCATTTTATGGTGTAAATAAAATGTATTTAATGATGGAGAAGCAGCATAACCGAGGTCAAGATGGTGCAGGTTTTGCCAGTATTAAACTAGATGTTAAAGCTGGTGAGCGTTACATGAGCCGTGTACGTTCTTGCCAACAACAACCCATACAGGATATTTTTGCTCAAATAAATGACCGTATTAATTCTGAACTTAAAGAACACCCAGAATATGAAGACAATGTGGCATTACAAAAAAAGCACATACCATATATAGGTGAATTACTTTTAGGTCACGTACGTTATGGTACGTTCGGTAAAAATAGCATCGAAAGCGTTCACCCCTTTTTAAGACAGAATAATTGGATGCACCGCAACCTTATTGTTGCAGGTAACTTTAACATGACTAATGTTCATGAACTGTTCGATAATTTAATTCAGCTAGGTCAACATCCTAAAGAAATGGCCGATACGGTTACCGTAATGGAGAAAATTGGTCATTTTTTGGATGATGCAGTGGCTAAGTTATACAAGCAAATTAAAAAAGAAGGATACACAAAACAACAAGCATCTCCTATTATAGCAGAGCGATTAAAAGTATATAAGATATTAAGAAGGGCTGCTAAAAACTTTGATGGTGGATACGCTATGGCTGGTTTACTAGGGCATGGTGATGCTTTTGTATTAAGAGACCCTAGCGGAATAAGACCTGCCTATTATTATAAAGATGATGAGGTTGTAGTCGTAGCTTCTGAAAGGCCTGCAATACAAACTGTATTTAATGTTCCTTTTGAGGAAGTAAAAGAGCTTGATCCCGGTGCAGCTATTATTATTAAAAAGAATGGCACTAGTGCCATTAAACAAATTCTTGAGCCAAAGGAGCGAAAAGCTTGTTCTTTTGAACGGATCTATTTCTCCAGGGGTAGCGATAAAGAAATATATCAAGAGAGAAAAGCTTTAGGTAAGCTTGTTTTTCCTCAAATATTAGAGGCAATTGATGAAGATATCAAAAACACGGTATTCTCATTTATACCTAATACCGCTGAAACTTCTTTCTATGGTATGGTAAAAGAAGCCCAAAACTACCTAAACAAGAAAAAGGAAGAACAAATACTTGAATTGGGACCTAAAATTACAGGAGAGCAACTACATGAAATTTTAGAAGTTCGCCCGCGTATAGAAAAAGTCGCGATTAAAGATGCTAAACTTAGGACTTTTATAACCCAAGATAGTAGTAGGGATGATTTAGTTGCCCATGTTTATGATATATCTTATGGATCTGTAAAGGAAGGGGACAATCTCGTAATCATTGATGATAGTATAGTTAGAGGCACCACGCTAAAGAAAAGTATACTTAGAATTTTAGACCGTTTGTCTCCTAAAAAGATTATAGTGGTTTCTTCTGCTCCTCAAATTAGATATCCTGATTGTTATGGTATTGACATGGCAAAACTAGAAGATTTCGTTGCCTTTAAAGCTACCTTGGCCTTACATGAAGACAACAACTCTATGCATATCGTAGAAGATATTTATAAAAAATGTTTGTCTCAAGTAAAAAATAAAGATATAGACGTAATTAATTATGTTAAAGAATTCTATGCTCCATTTACAGCTAAACAAATTTCTAAGAAAACTGGCGAGCTATTAAGTCCGGAAGGAATTAATGCAGAAGTCTCTATAATTTATCAAACTATAGAAAGCTTACATGAAGCCTGTCCTAAAAATTTAGGAGATTGGTATTTTACCGGAAACTACCCGACCCCTGGTGGAAATAGAGTGGTAAACCGAGCTTTTATAAACTTTTATGAAGGAAATAACGAACGCGCATATTAA
- a CDS encoding superoxide dismutase yields the protein MAFELPKLPYAYDALEPHIDARTMEIHHTKHHNGYTSKLNAAIEGTALDGKSIEDILKGLDMNNGAVRNNGGGFYNHSLFWTILSPNGGGKPSGELASAIDTAFGSFDAFKDEFSSAAGTRFGSGWAWLCVHKGGKVEVCSTPNQDNTLMPGVGCGGQPILGLDVWEHAYYLNYQNKRPDYIEAFFNIINWDEVSKLYTNNK from the coding sequence ATGGCTTTTGAACTACCAAAATTGCCTTACGCTTATGACGCCCTTGAGCCTCATATTGACGCAAGAACAATGGAAATACATCATACTAAACATCATAACGGGTATACATCTAAGTTAAATGCAGCTATAGAAGGTACCGCTTTAGATGGGAAATCGATAGAAGATATTTTAAAAGGATTAGACATGAATAATGGCGCTGTTAGGAATAACGGTGGTGGTTTTTATAATCATTCTTTATTCTGGACCATATTATCACCAAATGGTGGTGGTAAGCCAAGTGGCGAATTAGCAAGTGCTATTGACACTGCATTTGGTTCTTTTGATGCATTTAAAGATGAATTTTCTTCAGCTGCAGGTACTAGATTTGGTTCTGGTTGGGCATGGTTATGTGTTCACAAAGGAGGTAAAGTAGAGGTGTGTTCTACACCAAATCAAGACAACACATTAATGCCAGGAGTTGGTTGTGGTGGACAACCAATTTTAGGTTTAGATGTGTGGGAACATGCGTATTACCTAAATTACCAAAATAAAAGACCTGATTATATTGAGGCATTTTTTAATATCATTAATTGGGATGAAGTTTCAAAATTATATACAAATAACAAATAG